A part of Candidatus Delongbacteria bacterium genomic DNA contains:
- the nadD gene encoding nicotinate (nicotinamide) nucleotide adenylyltransferase, which translates to MADSPSMAAPLVIYGGAFDPVHVGHLALAEFAMQELGAAELRFMPAGHSPWKTGHVASFEDRLALLKLACADSPFRVDEREGRRPGPSYTIDSLREIRAETNARLLLLMGADTLAGFPGWKDPQAILELAELVVINRPGSPLDSTVPHRVLQWPGMEISSSWLRQRMARGTQCRYLLPDLTWDFILSHGLYGCASLDTLSAPCGS; encoded by the coding sequence ATGGCTGATTCTCCGTCCATGGCCGCACCGCTGGTGATCTATGGCGGAGCGTTCGACCCGGTGCACGTGGGGCATCTGGCGCTGGCCGAGTTCGCCATGCAGGAGCTGGGTGCCGCCGAATTGAGATTCATGCCGGCGGGACACAGTCCCTGGAAGACGGGCCACGTGGCCAGTTTCGAAGACCGACTGGCCCTGCTGAAACTGGCCTGCGCCGACAGCCCCTTCCGGGTGGACGAGCGCGAAGGCCGGCGTCCCGGCCCCAGTTACACCATCGACAGCCTGCGGGAGATTCGCGCCGAGACCAACGCGCGCCTGCTGCTGCTGATGGGCGCCGACACCCTGGCCGGCTTTCCCGGCTGGAAGGACCCACAGGCAATTCTTGAACTGGCGGAGCTGGTGGTGATCAATCGGCCGGGCAGTCCGCTGGACAGCACGGTTCCACATCGTGTGCTCCAGTGGCCGGGCATGGAAATCAGCAGCTCCTGGCTGCGCCAGCGCATGGCCCGTGGCACCCAGTGCCGCTACCTGCTGCCGGACCTGACCTGGGATTTCATTCTGTCGCACGGCCTGTACGGATGTGCATCACTCGACACCCTGAGTGCGCCATGCGGATCCTGA
- a CDS encoding Gfo/Idh/MocA family oxidoreductase, with translation MERIPIGIIGCGQVSQVYHIPSVRESEDFELVALCDAQFRMASQLASRCESAQAYRDPLELMRSSGARAVIIATPTHLHMPYVIQALTAGLHVLVETPVTLNAKEIQKLQRARDQHPESLLQIGFNNRYRADVNILRNFLVQNELGRIFYIKCGWLRKFGGQPPKGWRYEAQQSGGGVLMDGGVALIDVLLWLLNYPEVESVHGAVYHDLLRKDVEDTATAHLRLAGGTVIHLDASWSLLPEENKTYGYFFGSKGSAFMNPLRITREAAGQRYSMTPATLPKGADLYTESYRSQLSHFAEVIRNGSTDDDQLAQTLQVMKVVDAIYRSAESGKTVRL, from the coding sequence ATGGAACGGATACCCATCGGGATCATCGGTTGTGGACAGGTGTCACAGGTCTATCACATCCCTTCCGTGCGGGAGTCGGAGGATTTCGAACTGGTGGCGCTCTGCGACGCCCAGTTCCGGATGGCCAGCCAGCTGGCCTCGCGCTGCGAGTCGGCCCAGGCCTACCGTGATCCGCTCGAGCTGATGCGGTCCTCCGGGGCCAGGGCCGTGATCATCGCCACACCCACCCATCTGCACATGCCCTATGTGATCCAGGCGCTCACCGCCGGACTGCACGTGCTGGTGGAAACACCGGTGACCCTGAATGCGAAGGAGATCCAGAAGCTGCAGCGTGCCCGTGACCAGCATCCGGAGTCCCTGCTGCAGATCGGCTTCAACAACCGCTACCGGGCGGATGTCAACATCCTGCGCAACTTCCTGGTGCAGAACGAACTGGGACGCATCTTCTACATCAAGTGCGGCTGGCTGCGCAAGTTCGGTGGGCAGCCCCCGAAGGGCTGGCGCTACGAGGCCCAGCAAAGCGGTGGTGGCGTCCTCATGGATGGGGGCGTGGCCCTGATCGACGTGCTGCTCTGGCTGCTGAACTATCCCGAGGTCGAAAGCGTGCATGGTGCCGTGTACCACGACCTGCTGCGCAAGGATGTGGAAGACACCGCCACGGCCCACCTGCGCCTTGCCGGCGGCACGGTGATCCATCTGGATGCCAGCTGGAGCCTGCTGCCCGAGGAGAACAAGACCTACGGCTACTTCTTTGGTTCCAAGGGCAGTGCCTTCATGAACCCGCTGCGCATCACGCGTGAGGCGGCCGGCCAGCGCTATTCGATGACTCCGGCCACCCTGCCCAAGGGAGCGGATCTGTATACGGAATCCTACCGCTCGCAGCTCTCCCATTTCGCCGAAGTGATTCGCAACGGCAGCACGGACGACGACCAACTGGCCCAGACCCTGCAGGTGATGAAAGTGGTGGACGCGATCTACCGGTCCGCTGAGTCGGGCAAGACGGTGCGGCTGTAG
- a CDS encoding BMC domain-containing protein: MRNQNAQFTPERPHDAVGIIEFSSIAKGIEAADTMLKTSDVVLLVSRTICPGKHMSVIGGDTAAVRAAIDAARIVGERELVDDFMIANLHPQVIPAMEGVSEMGEVDALGIIEAFAVATLIEGADTAAKTAKVRLLEIRLAMAIGGKGFVTLTGDVAAVRAAVDAGAAKVAAKGLLVQKVVIPSPRPEIIRDLI, translated from the coding sequence ATGCGCAACCAGAACGCCCAGTTCACGCCCGAACGCCCCCACGACGCCGTGGGCATCATTGAATTCTCCTCGATCGCCAAGGGCATCGAGGCGGCGGACACCATGCTCAAGACTTCGGATGTGGTGCTGCTGGTCTCGCGCACGATCTGCCCGGGCAAGCACATGAGCGTGATCGGAGGCGACACGGCTGCCGTGCGCGCAGCCATCGACGCCGCCCGCATCGTGGGCGAACGGGAACTGGTGGACGATTTCATGATCGCCAACCTGCACCCCCAGGTGATCCCCGCCATGGAAGGTGTGTCGGAAATGGGCGAGGTGGATGCCCTGGGCATCATCGAGGCCTTTGCCGTGGCCACCTTGATCGAAGGCGCGGACACCGCCGCCAAGACTGCCAAGGTGCGCCTGCTGGAAATCCGCCTGGCCATGGCCATCGGCGGCAAGGGCTTCGTGACACTCACGGGCGACGTGGCCGCCGTACGCGCCGCCGTGGATGCCGGCGCCGCCAAAGTGGCCGCCAAGGGCCTGCTGGTGCAGAAGGTGGTCATCCCCAGTCCGCGACCGGAGATCATCCGGGATCTGATCTGA
- a CDS encoding SLBB domain-containing protein: MSITIEQIAEAGVVGMGGAGFPTWKKLQASVDTLLVNAAECEPLLRKDNVVLQTRAAEVVRGAELAARLVGANRLMIGIKGKNKASLVAIRAAIAEHRGEPMMDVVELGDFYPAGDEVTLVYELTGRIVPPAGIPLHVGCVVINNETALNIAEAASGRAVTHSFLTISGEVRKPCTVRAPLGVSFRELVEFAGGSKLREFVILDGGPMMGHIIEDLDTPVVKTSSGVIVLPRDHPYVERELRSRLTKFRIGKSVCDQCSLCTQLCPRYLLGHPLEPHQAMRQQFVTEFPAHSRWGQVCCECGLCTLYACPEGLYPREACQDSKRSLAALGEPYNGPKDVTPHPMYANRKVPTKRLLMRIGLSRFEHDAPFTEFNGGLDSLRILLKQHIGAAAVPCVKEGEMVSAGQVLARPPAGELGVPVHAPRAARVTRTTHEEINLS, encoded by the coding sequence ATGAGCATCACGATAGAACAGATTGCCGAAGCCGGGGTTGTAGGCATGGGTGGGGCCGGATTTCCCACCTGGAAGAAACTGCAGGCCTCCGTCGACACCCTGCTGGTGAACGCCGCCGAATGCGAACCCCTGCTGCGCAAGGACAATGTGGTGCTGCAGACCCGCGCGGCCGAGGTGGTGCGGGGCGCCGAACTGGCCGCCCGGCTGGTGGGTGCCAATCGACTGATGATTGGCATCAAGGGCAAGAACAAGGCGTCGCTCGTCGCGATTCGCGCGGCCATTGCCGAGCATCGGGGCGAGCCGATGATGGATGTGGTCGAGCTGGGCGATTTCTATCCTGCGGGCGACGAAGTCACTCTGGTCTACGAACTGACCGGCCGCATCGTGCCCCCGGCGGGCATTCCGCTGCACGTGGGCTGTGTGGTCATCAACAATGAAACCGCGCTGAACATCGCCGAAGCCGCGTCTGGCCGGGCCGTGACCCACAGTTTTCTCACCATTTCCGGCGAGGTGCGCAAGCCCTGCACCGTGCGTGCGCCACTGGGTGTCTCCTTCCGTGAACTGGTGGAGTTCGCCGGTGGCAGCAAACTGCGCGAGTTCGTGATTCTGGATGGGGGCCCGATGATGGGTCACATCATCGAGGATCTGGACACTCCGGTGGTGAAGACCAGTTCGGGCGTGATCGTGCTGCCCCGCGACCATCCCTATGTGGAGCGCGAGCTGCGCAGTCGCCTGACCAAGTTCCGCATCGGCAAGAGCGTGTGCGACCAGTGCAGTCTGTGCACCCAACTCTGTCCGCGCTACCTGCTGGGCCACCCTCTCGAACCGCACCAGGCCATGCGCCAGCAGTTCGTGACGGAGTTCCCTGCTCACAGCCGCTGGGGCCAGGTCTGCTGCGAATGCGGGCTCTGCACACTCTACGCCTGCCCCGAGGGTCTGTATCCGCGGGAAGCCTGCCAGGATTCCAAGCGCAGTCTGGCCGCCCTTGGCGAACCTTACAATGGCCCCAAGGATGTGACACCGCACCCGATGTACGCCAATCGCAAGGTGCCCACCAAGCGATTGCTGATGCGGATCGGGCTGAGCCGTTTCGAGCACGACGCTCCCTTCACCGAGTTCAATGGTGGACTGGACAGCCTGCGCATCCTGCTGAAGCAGCATATCGGGGCCGCCGCGGTGCCCTGCGTCAAGGAAGGCGAGATGGTGAGCGCCGGCCAGGTGCTGGCCCGTCCGCCCGCCGGAGAGCTTGGCGTGCCCGTTCATGCCCCGCGAGCCGCCCGTGTGACCCGCACCACCCATGAGGAGATCAACCTGTCGTGA
- a CDS encoding transposase, whose protein sequence is MPNKRRILAPDTVYHITQRGNNRVAVFHTDQDRAVYLSYAAEYLERSTVKLHAYCLMGNHVHLLLSASDPEDIPELLCALQSRYARYFNLSWHRSGSLWQRRYRSIPVESDSHLISCFLYIDMNPVKSRLVTRPDEYAWSSYRALALGESRDILTLHQCYTNLGSTNKGRCRQYRSRMDEFLANWRSIAGLN, encoded by the coding sequence ATGCCGAACAAACGCCGAATCCTGGCACCGGATACCGTCTATCACATCACACAGCGTGGCAACAACAGGGTGGCCGTCTTCCACACGGACCAGGACCGGGCGGTCTATCTGTCTTACGCCGCCGAGTATCTTGAGCGCAGTACCGTCAAGCTGCATGCCTATTGCCTGATGGGCAACCATGTGCATCTTCTGCTTTCCGCTTCCGATCCGGAAGACATTCCGGAACTTCTGTGCGCATTGCAGAGCCGCTACGCGCGATACTTCAATCTCAGCTGGCATCGCAGCGGGTCGCTGTGGCAGCGTCGCTACAGGTCGATCCCGGTTGAGTCCGATTCACACCTGATCAGTTGTTTCCTGTACATCGACATGAACCCGGTCAAGAGCCGCCTGGTGACGCGACCGGACGAGTATGCGTGGTCCAGTTACCGCGCGCTCGCTCTCGGCGAATCACGCGATATTCTCACACTTCACCAGTGTTACACGAATCTGGGCTCGACAAACAAGGGGCGCTGCAGGCAATACCGATCCAGAATGGACGAGTTCCTGGCGAACTGGCGCAGCATTGCGGGGCTCAATTGA
- the bamD gene encoding outer membrane protein assembly factor BamD: MRLSSLLTIFLGAWLLVACAGKEPKPIEPVEQAMRKAMKQYHKERYFDAAERFNKMGLDYSGSALMDSITYMQAESQYQLKEFVLAAELFDEVISRYPRSTLVDQARYRIAESYWELSPVYGLDQSYTYRAINEYQALLDDFPDSEWAQIAEERLDACRYKLAWKEFKSAELYYRMTQYEAALHYLDDAVETWYDQPQIMERALFLKGLCQARMHRDVDARATLREYLEKYPDSERNSEARELLDRLQNG; the protein is encoded by the coding sequence ATGCGTCTCTCTTCGCTCTTGACCATTTTCCTGGGTGCCTGGCTGCTGGTGGCCTGTGCGGGCAAGGAACCCAAGCCCATCGAACCGGTGGAGCAGGCCATGCGCAAGGCCATGAAGCAGTATCACAAGGAACGCTACTTCGACGCGGCCGAACGCTTCAACAAGATGGGACTGGACTATTCGGGCAGTGCCCTGATGGACAGCATCACCTACATGCAGGCCGAGTCCCAGTATCAGCTCAAGGAATTCGTGCTGGCCGCCGAACTCTTTGACGAGGTGATCAGCCGCTACCCGCGCAGCACGCTTGTGGACCAGGCCCGCTATCGCATCGCCGAAAGCTACTGGGAACTTTCTCCGGTTTACGGACTGGACCAGAGCTACACCTACCGCGCGATCAATGAGTATCAGGCCCTGCTGGACGATTTTCCGGACAGCGAGTGGGCCCAGATCGCCGAGGAGCGGCTGGACGCCTGCCGTTACAAGCTGGCCTGGAAGGAATTCAAGAGCGCCGAACTGTATTACCGCATGACCCAGTACGAGGCCGCGCTGCACTATCTGGATGATGCGGTGGAAACCTGGTACGACCAGCCCCAGATCATGGAGCGCGCGCTGTTCCTCAAGGGATTGTGCCAGGCGCGCATGCACCGTGATGTGGACGCCCGCGCCACTCTGCGCGAGTACCTGGAAAAGTATCCCGACTCCGAGCGCAACTCCGAAGCGCGTGAGCTGCTGGACCGCCTGCAGAATGGCTGA
- the ruvX gene encoding Holliday junction resolvase RuvX has protein sequence MSEHGTPESGLPPFPEGCRVMGLDYGTVRIGVALSDSELCTASPFGTLGAGRGLLPHLRELIVGQRVALVVMGLPERNDGAPGTLDTQIRHLASVLTREGYPVVFQNEAFSSVRAQQQLEQAGRPARERRGRHQATDRVAAALLLQDWLDAHPELRSGRR, from the coding sequence ATGAGTGAGCACGGCACTCCCGAATCCGGCTTGCCGCCCTTTCCGGAAGGCTGCCGCGTGATGGGGCTGGACTATGGCACCGTGCGCATCGGAGTGGCGCTCAGCGATTCCGAGCTCTGCACGGCCAGCCCATTCGGGACTCTGGGAGCCGGGCGCGGTCTGCTGCCGCACCTGCGGGAGCTGATCGTCGGCCAGCGGGTGGCGCTGGTGGTGATGGGGCTGCCCGAGCGCAATGACGGAGCACCCGGCACGCTTGACACCCAGATCCGACACCTGGCCTCCGTCCTGACGCGGGAAGGATACCCGGTGGTGTTCCAGAACGAGGCGTTCAGCAGCGTGAGGGCACAGCAGCAGCTGGAACAGGCAGGACGTCCCGCGCGCGAGCGGCGCGGGCGGCATCAGGCAACGGACCGGGTGGCGGCCGCACTGCTGCTGCAGGATTGGTTGGACGCACATCCAGAGCTGAGGAGCGGGAGGAGATGA
- the rnhA gene encoding ribonuclease HI, giving the protein MNRRTAPAGGDEAVITIHTDGACSGNPGPGGYGVVMSAGSFRREISGSEPSTTNNRMEMMAAIRALEELRQASSVILYTDSSYLRDGITKWIHGWIAKGWKTSTGAAVKNIDLWQRLHDQEQYHSVDWRWLKGHAGHVENERCDQLAVAGARRAAAGVRDELPGERVLPAGDKSPVAPPRASSLQAGPGRNLELKLRVSGLDELRRRLLALGARAEARLKQQDTFFPARQGSLLKMRHEERDGRLQSELIHYRRAESTGVRLSEYTRLPLDDGAQLQTLLASALGDAGSVNKVRELLMLGPTRVHLDQVHGLGTFVEFERVIAPGEDLDAAAQELRRLLDVLGLDPTRSEARPYRDLPTKG; this is encoded by the coding sequence ATGAATCGACGCACTGCTCCGGCCGGCGGAGACGAGGCCGTGATCACGATCCACACCGATGGGGCCTGCAGTGGCAATCCCGGACCAGGAGGCTATGGTGTCGTGATGAGCGCGGGGTCCTTCCGGCGGGAGATTTCCGGCAGCGAACCGTCCACGACCAACAACCGCATGGAAATGATGGCGGCGATCCGGGCACTCGAGGAACTTCGTCAGGCGTCCAGTGTGATTCTGTACACGGATTCGAGCTACCTGCGTGATGGCATCACCAAGTGGATTCACGGCTGGATCGCCAAGGGCTGGAAGACCAGCACGGGGGCGGCTGTCAAGAACATTGACCTCTGGCAGCGCCTGCACGACCAGGAGCAGTATCACAGCGTGGACTGGCGCTGGCTCAAGGGCCATGCGGGCCATGTGGAGAACGAGCGCTGCGATCAACTGGCTGTGGCCGGTGCACGACGGGCCGCCGCCGGTGTGCGCGACGAACTGCCCGGCGAGCGCGTCTTGCCCGCAGGTGACAAGTCGCCGGTTGCGCCGCCGCGAGCGTCCAGCCTGCAGGCAGGACCCGGCAGAAATCTCGAACTGAAACTGCGTGTCTCCGGCCTGGATGAATTGCGCCGGCGCCTGCTGGCCCTGGGTGCGCGCGCCGAGGCTCGCCTGAAACAACAGGATACGTTCTTTCCCGCGCGCCAGGGCAGTCTGCTCAAGATGCGTCACGAAGAGCGCGATGGCCGGCTGCAGAGCGAACTGATCCACTATCGCCGCGCGGAGAGCACGGGTGTGAGACTGTCCGAGTACACGCGCCTGCCTCTGGATGACGGCGCCCAGCTACAGACCCTGCTGGCTTCGGCTCTGGGCGATGCGGGTTCCGTGAACAAGGTCCGCGAACTGCTGATGCTCGGTCCCACTCGGGTCCATCTGGACCAGGTGCACGGCCTGGGCACCTTCGTGGAATTCGAACGGGTCATCGCCCCCGGCGAAGACCTTGACGCCGCCGCCCAGGAACTGCGGCGCCTGCTGGACGTGTTGGGTCTGGACCCCACCCGCAGCGAAGCCCGACCCTACCGGGATCTACCGACGAAGGGCTGA
- the lnt gene encoding apolipoprotein N-acyltransferase, whose protein sequence is MNLTAARLLPLVDTRRAPLRAALMSGLLLAAAFPPSPAFLLGLIALVPFYRVLLETRHGFRTGLVAGFGYNLGTVWWIGLNSDLPAAAALASMLAAVLWLSLLWGVSAALTVWFVRRHGALGLWAHPLAVIAVDWIVSGSEMGFPWNLIGVSQALNPMIRPVAALAGMHGMTLIVLAVNLLVLMALLGARSWRPLLAAVLLLGSAGVAGWYSTPRSPATGELELLLVQGNVDPLQKWRRPWSWCLGIHERLSREALAQAPADLVIWPETAVPTRISHNFSALQRLIRFSHETGTPLLTGVNDFSGDRESGKPQNGAYLVDSTGVLDRYYKIQLVPFGERVPGQKLLPILGSLNLGQAEFRPGERRSPGILPRSGDTLRFGESICFEGNFAPHARAMVLGGAELLTNQTNDAWFGHSWELDQHLAVARLRSVETGRWLVRACNNGYSAAIDERGRIREILPKGVRGVLRARVETRDGFTVYTRTGDLLPVIGLALLALAGALGLRRNRKEAP, encoded by the coding sequence ATGAACCTCACGGCGGCTCGCCTGCTGCCCCTGGTGGACACCCGGCGTGCACCGCTCCGGGCTGCCCTGATGTCGGGCCTGCTCCTGGCTGCGGCCTTTCCGCCCTCACCAGCCTTCCTGCTGGGTCTGATCGCCCTGGTGCCATTCTACCGGGTCCTGCTTGAAACACGGCACGGATTCCGGACCGGGCTGGTGGCTGGCTTCGGCTACAATCTGGGCACGGTCTGGTGGATCGGCCTGAACAGCGATCTACCCGCCGCGGCCGCCCTGGCCAGCATGCTGGCCGCCGTGCTCTGGCTCAGCCTGCTCTGGGGAGTCAGCGCCGCGCTGACGGTCTGGTTCGTGAGACGCCATGGAGCACTCGGTCTCTGGGCACATCCGCTGGCGGTGATCGCCGTGGACTGGATCGTCAGTGGCTCGGAAATGGGCTTTCCCTGGAACCTGATCGGCGTGAGTCAGGCACTCAACCCGATGATCCGACCCGTCGCCGCGCTGGCGGGCATGCACGGCATGACCCTGATCGTGCTCGCGGTGAACCTGCTGGTGCTGATGGCCCTGCTGGGCGCGCGCAGCTGGCGTCCCCTGCTGGCCGCGGTGCTGCTGCTGGGCTCGGCCGGAGTGGCGGGCTGGTACTCCACACCGCGTTCACCCGCCACGGGCGAGCTGGAGCTGCTGCTCGTCCAGGGCAATGTGGACCCATTGCAGAAGTGGCGCCGACCCTGGAGCTGGTGTCTGGGGATTCACGAGCGCCTCAGCCGCGAGGCACTGGCACAGGCCCCCGCCGACCTGGTGATCTGGCCCGAGACGGCCGTTCCCACACGCATCAGTCACAACTTCAGCGCGCTGCAGCGGCTGATTCGCTTCAGCCACGAGACGGGCACTCCCCTGCTGACCGGTGTCAACGACTTCAGTGGTGACCGCGAGAGTGGCAAACCCCAGAACGGCGCGTATCTGGTGGATTCCACGGGCGTGCTCGATCGGTACTACAAGATCCAACTGGTGCCCTTCGGGGAACGGGTTCCCGGGCAGAAGCTGCTGCCCATCCTGGGCTCGCTCAATCTGGGGCAGGCCGAGTTCCGTCCCGGGGAGCGCCGTTCACCGGGCATCCTGCCGCGTTCAGGTGATACACTGCGCTTCGGCGAGAGCATCTGCTTCGAAGGAAACTTCGCTCCCCATGCCCGCGCGATGGTTCTGGGAGGCGCCGAGCTGCTGACCAACCAGACCAACGACGCCTGGTTCGGCCACAGCTGGGAACTGGACCAGCATCTGGCCGTGGCGCGCCTGCGCTCCGTGGAAACCGGGCGCTGGCTGGTGCGGGCCTGCAACAATGGCTACAGCGCCGCCATTGACGAACGCGGCAGAATCCGCGAGATCCTGCCCAAGGGAGTGCGCGGCGTGCTGCGGGCCAGGGTGGAGACCCGCGATGGCTTTACGGTGTATACGCGCACCGGAGATCTGCTGCCTGTCATCGGACTGGCCCTGCTGGCCCTCGCGGGAGCGCTGGGTCTGCGGCGGAACCGCAAGGAAGCGCCGTGA
- a CDS encoding T9SS type A sorting domain-containing protein gives MRILMPLLALLGLPVVLLALGQALEPTAMKHADQVSDVVNPAQPFIGEHGEAVWYWPDLPADSVTFTQTYTVPFSCDFRGLRIVTFGGIVPGDARGLWAVSVSANGQPVFQEEGVLFSGAGLAEDFLPSVDDVPVSVALVAGQQLRVSLSRAFGNYPPWLSADGDCIFPIGQSASVRTASMASAQTIERDLCIRVLVDQPAGDAQGPALDFGRFSSWPLANRTLPLRVGARDPSGVSDLLVATWQDGSDTLWTAATRPDSLLNEFLAAPEIDGFDPGPLFVRLEASDSLGNTSDSLLTVTLDQEPLLWAGESGRIDQLHSPGFPVLGGSASAIRLSLEDFPAESELLSFVPIGGQTHVVGTGSCRMRLVPDREGMPWTTASGELLDATLPVLVPGQDICAGWRDFAFGAVTDSLRDSAAWWIVQEYITGQELFICAEAPAEEGGAPGNSWSFNPTSQVWIQDSALAYQLRVRVEALSCDTAVPFQADFDNSYQNLECWITDHVEPGSAGWLLGSRSGPNNPRSLNFTPLGSYPPGDQANGESTASDTLHVPSVIAYINSETVEQLLQDSLYTPWVDAAGNGTLQVRFLSYYGNYIEGTEREEARVIGRVRQVDGTVGPWQPKLDPGTLFATDTLTIQGSVFDLPIWTWRSTQFSGLAAGSAVQLGFVYRGQAAYGWAIDSLSIDVPSLSVQSPGPGLVSISRTWPNPFNPSTTIEFLLREWGPVDVDVYNLLGQRVQQVLVGKTLWAGTHQVEFSPQGLASGIYFVRIASRGQVDQRRIVFVK, from the coding sequence ATGCGGATCCTGATGCCCCTGCTGGCCCTGCTGGGCCTTCCGGTCGTGCTGCTGGCTCTGGGGCAGGCGCTGGAACCGACCGCGATGAAACACGCGGACCAGGTCAGCGACGTGGTCAACCCGGCTCAACCGTTCATTGGCGAACACGGCGAGGCGGTCTGGTACTGGCCCGACCTGCCCGCCGACAGCGTCACCTTCACCCAGACCTATACCGTGCCGTTCTCCTGCGATTTCCGGGGCCTGCGCATCGTCACCTTCGGCGGCATCGTGCCCGGTGATGCGCGCGGACTCTGGGCCGTGAGCGTGAGTGCCAACGGCCAGCCCGTGTTCCAGGAAGAAGGCGTGCTGTTTTCCGGTGCCGGTCTGGCCGAGGATTTTCTGCCCTCGGTGGACGATGTCCCGGTGTCCGTTGCCCTGGTGGCCGGTCAGCAATTGCGTGTGAGCCTCTCCCGGGCCTTCGGCAACTATCCGCCCTGGCTGAGTGCCGATGGCGACTGCATCTTTCCCATTGGACAATCCGCGAGTGTGCGCACCGCCAGCATGGCCTCGGCGCAAACCATCGAGCGTGATCTCTGCATCCGTGTGCTGGTCGACCAACCCGCGGGTGACGCCCAGGGCCCGGCATTGGACTTCGGCCGTTTCTCCAGCTGGCCGCTGGCCAATCGTACCCTGCCCCTGCGCGTGGGCGCGCGAGATCCCTCCGGTGTTTCGGACCTGCTGGTGGCCACCTGGCAGGACGGGAGTGACACACTCTGGACGGCCGCGACCCGGCCCGATTCTCTGCTGAATGAATTTCTGGCGGCCCCGGAAATCGACGGCTTTGACCCAGGTCCGCTCTTCGTGAGACTGGAAGCCAGCGACAGCCTGGGCAATACCAGCGACTCCCTGCTGACCGTGACACTCGACCAGGAACCTCTTCTCTGGGCGGGCGAGAGTGGCCGGATTGATCAATTGCATTCGCCGGGCTTTCCCGTGCTGGGTGGCTCCGCTTCCGCGATCCGGTTGAGCCTGGAGGATTTTCCCGCCGAGAGTGAGCTGTTGTCCTTCGTCCCGATCGGAGGCCAGACCCACGTGGTGGGGACCGGATCGTGCCGCATGCGACTGGTGCCCGATCGGGAAGGCATGCCCTGGACGACCGCCAGTGGTGAATTGCTGGATGCGACCCTGCCCGTACTGGTTCCCGGCCAGGATATCTGCGCCGGCTGGCGGGACTTCGCATTCGGGGCCGTCACCGACAGTCTGCGCGACAGTGCCGCCTGGTGGATCGTGCAGGAGTACATCACGGGCCAGGAGCTCTTCATCTGCGCCGAAGCTCCCGCCGAAGAAGGTGGCGCGCCGGGCAACTCCTGGAGCTTCAACCCCACCAGCCAGGTCTGGATCCAGGACAGCGCACTGGCCTACCAGCTGCGAGTGCGGGTCGAGGCGCTGTCGTGTGATACGGCGGTTCCTTTCCAGGCAGATTTCGACAACAGCTACCAGAATCTGGAATGCTGGATCACCGATCACGTTGAGCCGGGTTCGGCCGGCTGGCTGCTGGGGTCCAGATCCGGACCCAACAACCCGCGTTCGCTCAACTTCACTCCTCTGGGAAGCTATCCGCCCGGAGACCAGGCCAATGGCGAGAGTACGGCATCGGATACCCTGCATGTGCCTTCGGTTATCGCCTACATCAATTCCGAAACGGTGGAGCAGCTGCTTCAGGACAGCCTGTATACTCCCTGGGTGGATGCCGCGGGCAATGGCACTCTACAGGTGCGATTCCTCTCGTACTACGGGAATTATATTGAGGGAACCGAGAGAGAAGAAGCCCGCGTGATCGGCAGAGTTCGCCAGGTGGATGGCACCGTCGGCCCCTGGCAGCCAAAGCTGGATCCGGGGACTCTGTTCGCCACCGATACCCTGACCATCCAAGGCAGTGTATTCGATCTGCCGATCTGGACCTGGCGCAGCACGCAGTTCAGCGGTCTTGCCGCGGGCAGTGCCGTTCAGCTGGGCTTCGTGTACCGCGGACAGGCCGCCTATGGCTGGGCCATCGACAGCCTGAGCATCGACGTACCGTCCCTGTCCGTTCAGAGTCCCGGACCGGGCCTGGTCAGCATCTCGCGCACCTGGCCCAATCCCTTCAATCCCAGCACGACCATCGAATTCCTGCTGCGCGAATGGGGCCCCGTGGATGTGGATGTCTACAATCTGCTGGGTCAGCGCGTGCAGCAGGTGCTGGTCGGAAAGACCCTGTGGGCCGGAACCCATCAGGTGGAGTTCAGTCCGCAGGGACTGGCCAGTGGAATCTACTTCGTGCGCATCGCCAGCCGCGGTCAGGTGGACCAGCGGCGCATCGTGTTCGTCAAATGA